CCCGGCCGCCCCGTCGGAGGGCCGGTCCGAACCCTCGTGTGGCGTCCCGCGGGACGGCTCCCCGCCCGGCGGGAAACCGAGCCCCCAGTCCAGCCCGTACCGCTGGAACAGCTCGGCGCGCAGCCGTGCGCGCGGCATCGGCGCGCCGGGCAGCGCCACCGCGAAGACCGCGCCCATCAGCAGCGCGCGCAGCAGCGGGTAGTCGGCGTCGACATCCTCGGTCCCGTACCGCTCCACCGTGTCGCGCAGCAGGAGGGCCAGGCGCTGCTGCTCGGGGCACTGGACGAACCCGTCGGCCTGCAGGATGCCCGCCATGTGCGCGCGCATCAGCACCGGCCGGTCCACGGCGAGGCCCAGGATCGCGTCGATCGCCCGGGCCAGCCGCTCCCGCCCGTCGGAGGTGCGGGGCTCACGCTCCAGCGCCTCCTCCAGCGTGAGGTGCATCAGCCGGTGCACGGCCGACTGGAACAGCTGGCGCTTGCCGGCGAAGTAGTACGAGACCAGTCCGCGGGCCGAACCGGCCCGGTCGGCGATGTCCCCGAGGGTCGTCGCCTCGTAGCCGCGCTCCCCGACGAGGTCCACGGTCGCCTGGAGCAGGCGCTCCCGGGAACGCCGGCGGAGCTCTTCATTGACCGACGCGCTCCGCGGGGACATGCTTAACTCCTGCGTTGACTGGCTCCGAGCCAATATACTCAGCGCGACCCGTGGCGAGGCGCTCGTGTGCCTGGTCAGCGGGGGTGACCGGACGGACCGGGCGACGCGGGGGATCGCCCGGTCCGATCCTTCCGCCATGGATCCGCACGGATCCCGGGAGCCGCGGCGTGCGGCTTCTTCCTCTATTGTCCGATCTCGCGGTCTCGATTCCCAGGGCCGGCCACCGGCACTTCGCCCATCGCGTTCCGGTTCACGCGCCCATGAGTCCGAGTACCGGACGCAGGCCTTCGGGCCGC
The genomic region above belongs to Streptomyces marianii and contains:
- a CDS encoding TetR/AcrR family transcriptional regulator; the encoded protein is MSPRSASVNEELRRRSRERLLQATVDLVGERGYEATTLGDIADRAGSARGLVSYYFAGKRQLFQSAVHRLMHLTLEEALEREPRTSDGRERLARAIDAILGLAVDRPVLMRAHMAGILQADGFVQCPEQQRLALLLRDTVERYGTEDVDADYPLLRALLMGAVFAVALPGAPMPRARLRAELFQRYGLDWGLGFPPGGEPSRGTPHEGSDRPSDGAAG